The following coding sequences lie in one uncultured Mailhella sp. genomic window:
- a CDS encoding efflux RND transporter periplasmic adaptor subunit — protein MNILRACGAALLCLSLVACDEDGKKSSAGASLPPPLVKAVKLERMDVPLYATFMGQTTGSRSAAVKPQVSGILEKRLFQEGAFVKQGTVLFEIDEAPYRAALLQAEGQLADAASTLDNARKEYDRVQKLYASNAVSRQERDSAYAAWRGAQGRRESAQAAVNDARIRLGYCRVTAPFSGYTSREVTRTGNLVGTDSTLTYLNQSDPMDVEFSVPSVELFSMRDMESQGRAVSYGEGSSADLRLLEGVSYDRQGSVIFLDTQVDSSTSAVRAKARFPNPEGKLLPGQFVLVRVGGARLVGALMIPQEALMQTEKGTAVYVLDEADRASLAPVTLGPAFGSFFLLEEGLKPGQRIVVQGQNKVTPGSAVHAELMIQRPEPDPLDTPDSSQPAVTGGGVEDAPAPVREAGHE, from the coding sequence ATGAATATCCTGCGAGCCTGCGGCGCTGCGCTGCTGTGTCTTTCTCTTGTCGCCTGCGATGAGGACGGAAAAAAGTCGTCCGCCGGGGCGAGCCTTCCGCCGCCGCTCGTGAAGGCGGTGAAACTCGAACGCATGGACGTGCCACTCTACGCCACATTCATGGGACAGACCACGGGCAGCCGTTCCGCCGCGGTGAAGCCGCAGGTGTCGGGCATTCTTGAGAAGCGGCTGTTTCAGGAAGGCGCGTTCGTGAAGCAGGGAACCGTGCTTTTCGAGATAGACGAAGCTCCCTACCGGGCCGCGCTGCTTCAGGCGGAAGGACAGCTCGCCGACGCCGCAAGCACGCTCGACAACGCCCGCAAGGAATACGACCGCGTGCAGAAGCTCTACGCCTCCAACGCCGTGAGCCGTCAGGAGCGCGACAGCGCCTACGCCGCCTGGCGCGGCGCGCAGGGCCGGCGCGAATCGGCGCAGGCCGCGGTGAACGACGCGCGCATCCGCCTCGGCTACTGCCGCGTGACGGCGCCCTTTTCCGGCTACACGAGCCGCGAAGTCACCCGCACGGGCAATCTGGTGGGCACGGACAGCACGCTGACCTACCTCAATCAGAGCGATCCCATGGATGTGGAATTCTCCGTGCCGAGCGTGGAACTTTTTTCCATGCGCGACATGGAATCGCAGGGCAGGGCGGTGAGCTACGGCGAGGGGTCGAGCGCGGATCTGCGTCTTCTGGAAGGCGTATCCTACGACCGGCAGGGTTCGGTGATCTTTCTCGACACGCAGGTGGACTCCTCCACGAGCGCGGTGCGCGCGAAGGCCCGTTTTCCCAATCCCGAAGGCAAGCTTCTGCCCGGGCAGTTCGTGCTTGTGCGCGTGGGCGGGGCACGACTTGTCGGCGCGCTCATGATTCCGCAGGAGGCGCTCATGCAGACGGAAAAGGGCACGGCCGTCTATGTGCTGGACGAGGCCGACAGAGCCTCGCTTGCTCCCGTGACGCTGGGCCCGGCCTTCGGCAGTTTCTTTCTTCTGGAAGAGGGGCTCAAACCCGGGCAGCGCATTGTGGTGCAGGGACAGAACAAGGTGACGCCGGGCAGCGCCGTGCATGCCGAGCTCATGATCCAGCGCCCGGAACCCGATCCGCTCGACACGCCGGATTCCTCGCAGCCCGCCGTCACGGGAGGCGGCGTGGAAGACGCTCCCGCTCCCGTTAGGGAGGCAGGCCATGAGTGA
- the miaB gene encoding tRNA (N6-isopentenyl adenosine(37)-C2)-methylthiotransferase MiaB, whose product MGKPGFHCITFGCQMNVNDSQWVERALMRLGFEEKPLEEADVVFLNTCSVREKPEQKVYSALGRVQRANPRAVVGVAGCVAQQLGEELMRRHPQVRLVAGSDGVASVPGAFVRLLNEPRLKLSFLDFTDVFPDRDPCLVDAAGRPEQDGVTPVAYVNIMQGCDNFCAYCIVPYTRGPRKSRSTKAVIDECRAWVARGAGDITLLGQNVNVFGNDKSGDGTSFPELLRQVAAIPGLRRIRFVSAHPRDFSQETIDMFAELPQLCPRLHLPLQSGSDSMLKKMGRGYDMERYLSVVEALRKARPDIALSTDLIVGFPSETEEEFEDTLKAIDSCGFMSSFSFCYSDRPGTRASAMPFKIPHEVQLERLDRLQSLQNERAEAWLRTRVGLETDVLLEGPSHRQEEGGNEWQGRDPWGDMVNVSMPQGEGRPGQFVDVKIDKALKHSLKASPVR is encoded by the coding sequence ATGGGCAAGCCCGGATTTCACTGCATTACGTTCGGCTGTCAGATGAACGTCAACGATTCCCAGTGGGTGGAGCGCGCGCTCATGCGGCTCGGCTTTGAGGAAAAGCCGCTGGAAGAGGCCGACGTGGTGTTTCTCAACACCTGCTCCGTGCGCGAGAAGCCGGAACAGAAGGTGTACAGCGCGCTCGGCCGCGTGCAGCGGGCCAATCCGCGCGCCGTGGTGGGCGTGGCCGGATGCGTGGCCCAGCAGCTCGGCGAAGAGCTCATGCGTCGTCACCCGCAGGTGCGTCTGGTGGCGGGCAGCGACGGCGTGGCCTCCGTGCCCGGAGCCTTCGTGCGTCTGCTGAACGAGCCCAGGCTGAAACTTTCCTTCCTTGACTTCACCGACGTGTTTCCCGATCGTGATCCCTGCCTGGTGGACGCGGCGGGCCGCCCTGAACAGGACGGCGTCACGCCCGTGGCCTACGTGAACATCATGCAGGGCTGCGACAACTTCTGCGCCTACTGCATCGTGCCTTACACGCGCGGCCCCCGCAAGTCGCGCTCCACGAAGGCCGTGATCGACGAATGCCGCGCCTGGGTGGCGCGCGGCGCAGGCGACATCACGCTGCTCGGTCAGAACGTCAACGTGTTCGGCAACGACAAGAGCGGCGACGGCACCAGCTTCCCCGAGCTGCTGCGTCAGGTGGCGGCCATTCCGGGACTGCGGCGCATTCGTTTCGTGTCGGCGCATCCTCGCGATTTTTCTCAGGAAACCATCGACATGTTCGCCGAACTTCCGCAGCTTTGCCCGAGGCTGCATCTGCCGCTTCAGTCCGGTTCCGACTCCATGCTGAAAAAGATGGGCCGCGGCTACGACATGGAGCGCTATCTTTCCGTGGTGGAGGCGCTGCGAAAGGCAAGACCCGACATTGCGCTTTCCACGGATCTCATCGTGGGCTTCCCTTCCGAAACGGAGGAGGAATTTGAAGACACGCTGAAGGCCATAGACAGCTGCGGCTTCATGTCGAGCTTTTCCTTCTGCTATTCCGACAGGCCGGGCACGCGCGCATCGGCCATGCCGTTCAAGATTCCGCACGAAGTGCAGCTTGAGAGACTTGACCGGCTCCAGAGCCTTCAGAACGAGCGCGCCGAAGCGTGGCTGCGCACCCGCGTGGGACTTGAGACCGACGTGCTGCTCGAAGGACCGAGCCATCGGCAGGAAGAGGGCGGCAACGAATGGCAGGGCCGCGATCCCTGGGGCGACATGGTGAACGTGAGCATGCCGCAGGGCGAAGGGCGTCCCGGGCAGTTCGTGGACGTGAAGATAGACAAGGCCCTGAAGCATTCGCTCAAGGCTTCTCCCGTGCGCTGA